One part of the Alistipes onderdonkii genome encodes these proteins:
- a CDS encoding CDGSH iron-sulfur domain-containing protein, translating into MSKLKIETGSSPARGRFSITVTEEGPYLVYGRPPLAEQFIMPNESNESWYFQQGRLFSTEAEPTAICRCGASHRKPYCDGSHEKADWDPRLTARPDALLDDAEVIDGGTLQMTDNEKYCVFARFCHPHGDAWTLTEASDDPEARKLAIREASMCPSGRLTAWDKETMKPFEFRFEPSLGLIEDITIGASGGLWIRGGIPMRREGGHTYEIRNRVVACRCGQSANKPYCDGTHASIKWKDGLAGEPVGETLPEEVY; encoded by the coding sequence ATGTCCAAATTGAAAATTGAAACGGGAAGTTCACCCGCCAGAGGGCGTTTCAGCATCACGGTGACCGAGGAGGGCCCCTACCTGGTCTACGGGAGGCCGCCGCTGGCCGAACAGTTCATCATGCCCAACGAGTCCAACGAAAGCTGGTATTTCCAGCAGGGCAGGCTTTTTTCGACCGAGGCGGAACCCACGGCGATCTGCCGCTGCGGCGCATCGCACCGCAAGCCCTACTGCGACGGTTCGCACGAGAAGGCAGACTGGGATCCCCGCCTCACGGCACGTCCGGACGCCCTGCTCGACGATGCCGAGGTGATCGACGGGGGCACGCTCCAGATGACGGACAACGAGAAATACTGCGTCTTCGCACGTTTTTGCCACCCGCACGGCGATGCGTGGACGCTGACCGAGGCATCCGACGACCCCGAAGCCCGCAAGCTGGCCATCCGCGAAGCTTCGATGTGCCCCAGCGGCCGTCTGACGGCGTGGGACAAGGAGACGATGAAACCCTTCGAGTTCCGTTTCGAACCGAGTCTGGGGCTGATCGAGGACATCACGATCGGTGCCAGCGGAGGGCTGTGGATACGGGGCGGGATCCCCATGCGGCGCGAGGGCGGGCACACCTACGAAATCCGGAACCGCGTCGTGGCGTGCCGCTGCGGGCAGTCGGCCAACAAACCCTATTGCGACGGCACCCACGCCTCGATCAAGTGGAAGGACGGCCTGGCAGGCGAACCCGTCGGCGAAACCCTGCCCGAAGAGGTATACTGA
- a CDS encoding SPOR domain-containing protein encodes MVEVTEMVFRKVYIVLCAALLAAGDLCAQQVRVEPRIAGLEGNREYMSLLEQDAQLQIREDSIVNAVERARQQLREDPANRQRYSQEILQLESRIFEVRNAKGRLIDKINTIEQEWVLANLNGAAQQPAEPVAESPAGAIPDSLKVRNLVFNPYFREQLPEADYAALRRAQGMELDAVDYVNRYFANYGTIRELAEAYAAAQTEAEAGEIYDRYNTLQGFNRVLADSLAEAWNYIADNKGYAYGYLMDKLGQDAILAREEERLSGAARELSALRGEVASDAVADYFLRKKVLVGYETAVAGLLGLTSARDSLRGVAAQLDGIDFRLPRIDVAQRYFLDYDSIAFSATPKYSYQHPIPECRVYEHGTIYRILLGTFNTKRAVSTFRGAYPLSYLVGEDKKWCYYAGGFATREEAEVAQKLLKSKGFVRPEIVVWTDGAYRNLSRDPEAQQIAYRVEITGTEALPDVVKTVITEAAEGCELSRVGQQLFVVGMFDDKAVADRVAAAIIQADPSLEIKVAEIAE; translated from the coding sequence ATGGTGGAGGTAACCGAGATGGTATTTCGTAAGGTTTATATAGTGTTATGTGCGGCGCTGCTGGCGGCGGGAGACCTCTGTGCGCAGCAGGTTCGCGTGGAACCCCGTATCGCGGGGCTCGAGGGCAACCGGGAGTACATGTCGCTTCTGGAACAGGATGCGCAGTTGCAGATCCGCGAGGACTCGATCGTCAATGCCGTGGAACGCGCCCGGCAACAGTTGCGCGAAGACCCCGCGAACAGGCAGCGCTATTCGCAGGAGATCCTGCAGCTCGAAAGCCGGATATTCGAGGTGCGCAATGCTAAGGGGCGCCTGATCGACAAGATCAACACCATCGAGCAGGAGTGGGTGCTCGCCAACCTGAACGGGGCGGCGCAGCAGCCAGCGGAGCCTGTCGCGGAAAGTCCCGCAGGGGCGATCCCCGACTCGCTCAAGGTGCGCAACCTGGTTTTCAACCCCTATTTCCGCGAGCAGCTGCCCGAGGCCGATTATGCGGCCCTGCGCAGGGCGCAGGGGATGGAGCTGGACGCCGTGGACTATGTGAACCGCTATTTCGCCAACTACGGGACGATCCGCGAACTGGCCGAGGCCTATGCCGCGGCGCAGACCGAGGCCGAGGCGGGCGAGATTTACGACCGCTACAATACGTTGCAGGGTTTCAACCGCGTGCTGGCCGATTCGCTCGCCGAGGCGTGGAATTATATCGCCGACAACAAGGGGTATGCCTATGGCTATCTGATGGACAAGCTGGGGCAGGATGCCATTCTGGCGCGTGAGGAAGAGCGGCTTTCCGGGGCTGCCCGGGAACTTTCCGCACTGCGCGGCGAGGTCGCTTCGGATGCTGTGGCCGATTATTTCCTGCGCAAGAAAGTCCTCGTGGGCTACGAAACGGCCGTAGCCGGCCTGCTGGGGCTTACTTCCGCCCGCGACTCGCTGCGCGGCGTGGCTGCGCAATTGGATGGCATCGACTTCCGCCTGCCCCGTATCGACGTGGCGCAGCGCTATTTCCTCGACTACGACAGCATCGCGTTCTCCGCGACGCCAAAATACAGCTACCAGCACCCGATCCCCGAGTGCAGGGTCTACGAGCACGGGACGATCTACCGTATCCTGCTGGGCACGTTCAATACCAAGCGTGCCGTCTCCACGTTCCGGGGGGCGTATCCGCTCTCCTATCTGGTCGGCGAGGATAAGAAATGGTGCTACTATGCCGGGGGCTTCGCAACCCGGGAGGAGGCCGAGGTCGCGCAAAAACTGTTGAAATCCAAAGGCTTCGTCCGCCCCGAAATCGTGGTGTGGACGGACGGCGCCTACCGCAACCTTTCGCGTGACCCCGAGGCGCAGCAGATTGCCTACCGGGTCGAAATCACCGGTACGGAGGCATTGCCCGACGTTGTCAAGACCGTTATCACCGAGGCGGCCGAGGGGTGCGAACTCTCGCGCGTGGGACAGCAGTTGTTCGTGGTGGGGATGTTCGACGACAAGGCCGTGGCCGACCGCGTGGCCGCCGCAATAATACAGGCAGACCCGTCTTTGGAAATAAAAGTCGCCGAAATTGCGGAATAA
- a CDS encoding TrkH family potassium uptake protein yields MRVDVVLRYVGVVMIFIALFMLLSAGISYVSGMDSAFYPLLLSSLLTALLGAFPLIFVERTEQITNKEGFCVVVGSWLVACVVGMFPYLIWGGEFSLVNAWFESVSGFTTTGSTILNDVEALPRGLQFWRFSTTWVGGMGVVMFALLILPSLGRNKLTLSNVELSTLAKDNYRYRTQIIVQILLVVYVGLTVLSTVLLKMSGMNWFDALCHAMSACATSGFSTKNASVAYFNSPMIDTILIFTMATAGIHFGLIYATVTGKRSNIFRSEVTRWYLGMLFAGGLLIAVSLRVADIYPAFTSAFRHGLFQFVSVVTTTGFATADSNQWTSFAVILLIFGSIVCACAGSTAGGIKTNRLVLAMKMMRARLRQQQHPNAIIRLRLDGVIQETEALHSVMIFIVAYLMLILAGTVFGTMFGVDLMTSFSGAVASIGNVGPGFGEVGSMDNFSALPGVFKLSNSLLMLLGRLEIFGFIQLFFIKWWR; encoded by the coding sequence ATGCGAGTAGACGTGGTATTGCGATATGTCGGGGTCGTGATGATATTCATCGCGCTGTTCATGCTCCTGTCGGCGGGTATCTCCTACGTCAGCGGCATGGACTCGGCGTTCTACCCGCTGCTCCTGTCGTCGTTGCTCACGGCCCTGCTGGGGGCTTTCCCGCTGATTTTCGTGGAACGTACGGAGCAGATCACCAACAAAGAGGGCTTCTGCGTGGTGGTCGGCTCGTGGCTGGTGGCCTGTGTGGTCGGGATGTTCCCCTACCTGATCTGGGGCGGGGAGTTCAGCCTGGTGAATGCCTGGTTCGAAAGCGTTTCGGGCTTTACGACCACCGGGTCGACGATCCTGAACGATGTCGAGGCGCTGCCCCGCGGGTTGCAGTTCTGGCGCTTTTCGACGACCTGGGTCGGCGGTATGGGTGTGGTGATGTTCGCGCTGCTGATCCTGCCCTCGCTGGGTCGCAATAAATTGACGCTCTCCAATGTGGAGCTGTCGACGCTCGCCAAGGACAATTACCGCTACCGCACGCAGATCATCGTCCAGATACTGCTGGTGGTCTATGTGGGGCTTACGGTGCTTTCGACCGTGCTGCTCAAGATGTCGGGCATGAACTGGTTCGATGCGCTCTGCCACGCCATGTCGGCCTGCGCCACGAGCGGATTTTCGACCAAGAACGCCAGTGTCGCCTATTTCAACAGTCCGATGATCGACACGATCCTGATTTTCACGATGGCCACGGCGGGTATCCATTTCGGACTGATCTATGCCACGGTGACGGGCAAGCGCAGCAATATTTTTCGTTCGGAAGTGACGCGCTGGTACCTCGGCATGCTGTTCGCGGGCGGGCTGCTGATCGCCGTCAGCCTCCGTGTCGCGGATATCTACCCCGCTTTCACGTCGGCTTTCCGCCACGGGCTTTTCCAGTTCGTGTCGGTGGTGACGACGACCGGGTTTGCGACGGCCGATTCCAACCAGTGGACTTCGTTCGCGGTCATCCTGCTGATTTTCGGTTCGATCGTGTGTGCCTGCGCCGGGTCTACCGCGGGCGGTATCAAGACCAACCGGCTGGTGCTGGCCATGAAGATGATGCGCGCCCGCCTGCGGCAGCAGCAGCATCCCAATGCGATCATCCGCCTCCGTCTCGACGGCGTTATTCAGGAAACGGAGGCGCTTCATTCGGTCATGATATTCATCGTGGCGTACCTGATGCTGATACTTGCCGGCACGGTCTTCGGGACGATGTTCGGCGTCGACCTGATGACGAGTTTCTCGGGGGCCGTGGCGTCGATCGGCAACGTCGGCCCGGGCTTCGGCGAGGTCGGCTCAATGGACAATTTTTCGGCGCTGCCCGGGGTGTTCAAGCTCTCCAATTCGCTGCTGATGCTGTTGGGACGTCTGGAAATATTCGGATTCATACAACTCTTTTTCATTAAATGGTGGAGGTAA
- a CDS encoding NfeD family protein: MTMFYIVLLIVLGLLFLVAELVLLPGVSIGAILALVCYGSSIYLAFRDYGTVAGVVVILAILLLSLVATIISLRAKTWQRFSLKQRVDSSSMPSTPDQELQVGDRGMTLSRLSPMGTVEVGGKVYEAKSLTAYVDPRREVEVVGFENFSVIVKTVKDRHA, from the coding sequence ATGACGATGTTCTATATTGTACTCCTGATCGTATTGGGACTGCTTTTCCTGGTGGCGGAATTGGTGCTGCTGCCCGGCGTGTCGATCGGCGCCATCCTGGCGCTGGTTTGCTACGGCAGTTCCATCTACCTCGCTTTCCGCGATTACGGCACCGTAGCCGGGGTCGTAGTCATCCTGGCTATCCTCCTGCTTTCGCTCGTCGCCACGATTATTTCCCTGCGCGCCAAGACCTGGCAGCGCTTTTCGCTCAAACAGAGGGTCGACTCGTCGAGTATGCCCTCGACCCCCGACCAGGAATTGCAGGTGGGCGACCGCGGCATGACCCTTTCGCGCCTTTCTCCGATGGGTACGGTCGAGGTCGGCGGCAAGGTCTACGAGGCCAAGTCGCTGACGGCCTATGTCGACCCGCGCCGGGAGGTCGAAGTCGTGGGCTTCGAGAATTTCAGCGTCATCGTAAAGACCGTGAAGGATCGGCACGCTTAG
- a CDS encoding MFS transporter codes for MKIKTGKGTVTLAVLLAIWSVSAIASLPGLAISPILGDLNKIFPKATDLEIQMLTSLPSLLIIPFVLLAGKLSVGRDKLKILAVGLSIFFLSGVACLFARSMMWLIVISCILGIGAGMVIPFSTGLVVDYFTGDYRVRQLGYSSSINNLTLVLATVVTGYLANVDWHLPFLVYTLPGISLALSFLLKRQRSLPEPEQSIQLRHKMIDRRKLAGLMAFYFFVTYAVLVVTFYASFLIDDYKIDSSFSGVLISLFFLAIMLPGLFIANIIRSLKRNVNLVALVLVCVGLLCVGVFHGKAMLAFGALCTGLGYGIMQPVIYDKAATIAPPRSATLALSFVMSVNYLAVMVCPFIVDLFRHVFGTHSDRFPFFFNAVLVLAVAVVTLLRRDSFTLGLDESYYRN; via the coding sequence ATGAAAATCAAGACAGGAAAAGGTACGGTTACGCTGGCGGTGCTGCTGGCGATATGGTCGGTGTCGGCAATCGCCTCGCTGCCGGGGCTGGCGATCTCGCCGATCCTCGGCGACCTGAATAAAATCTTCCCGAAGGCCACCGACCTCGAAATACAGATGCTCACGTCGCTGCCCTCGCTGCTGATCATCCCCTTCGTCCTGCTTGCCGGCAAGCTCTCCGTCGGCAGGGACAAGCTCAAGATCCTTGCCGTCGGGCTGTCGATCTTCTTCCTGAGCGGCGTGGCATGCCTCTTCGCCCGGAGCATGATGTGGCTCATCGTTATCAGCTGCATCCTCGGCATCGGCGCCGGCATGGTGATCCCCTTCTCCACGGGGCTCGTGGTCGACTACTTTACGGGCGATTACCGTGTCCGGCAGCTGGGGTACAGCTCGTCGATCAACAACCTGACGCTCGTGCTGGCGACCGTCGTGACGGGCTACCTGGCCAATGTGGACTGGCATCTGCCCTTTCTGGTCTATACCCTGCCGGGTATTTCGCTCGCGCTGTCGTTCCTGCTCAAGCGGCAGCGCTCCCTCCCCGAACCGGAACAGAGCATCCAATTGCGCCACAAGATGATCGACCGCCGTAAGCTCGCCGGGCTGATGGCGTTCTATTTCTTCGTCACCTACGCCGTGCTGGTCGTGACGTTCTATGCCTCGTTCCTGATCGACGACTACAAGATCGACAGCTCGTTTTCCGGGGTGCTGATCTCGCTGTTTTTCCTTGCGATCATGCTGCCGGGGCTGTTCATCGCCAACATCATCCGCTCTTTGAAGCGGAACGTCAACCTCGTGGCGCTCGTGCTGGTCTGTGTGGGGCTGCTGTGTGTCGGGGTTTTCCACGGCAAGGCGATGCTGGCCTTCGGGGCGCTTTGCACCGGGCTGGGATACGGGATCATGCAGCCTGTCATTTACGACAAGGCGGCGACCATCGCCCCGCCGCGTTCCGCTACGCTGGCCCTCTCGTTCGTCATGTCGGTGAATTACCTGGCCGTGATGGTCTGCCCTTTTATCGTAGACCTCTTCCGTCACGTTTTCGGGACGCACAGCGACCGCTTCCCCTTCTTTTTCAATGCCGTGCTGGTGCTGGCCGTGGCTGTCGTCACACTCCTGCGCCGGGATAGCTTTACGCTCGGACTCGACGAATCCTATTACCGGAATTGA
- the floA gene encoding flotillin-like protein FloA (flotillin-like protein involved in membrane lipid rafts), giving the protein MDFQAGLIVLIVFVSLFAIWLIFYFIPVGLWFSALVSGVRISLLQLILMRWRKVPPSTIVSSMIESTKAGLELNPNELEAHYLAGGNVTSVVHALVSAQKANIMLDFKMATAIDLAGRDVFEAVQMSVNPKVINTPPVAAVAKDGIQLIAKARVTVRANIKQLVGGAGEETVLARVGEGIVSSIGSAASHKIVLENPDSISRVVLEKGLDAGTAFEILSIDIADIDVGKNIGAQLQMDQAQADKNIAQAKAEERRAMAVALEQENKAKAQDARAKVILAEAEVPLAMAEAFRNGNLGIMDYYKMKNIMADTSMRETIARPEKK; this is encoded by the coding sequence ATGGATTTTCAAGCAGGATTGATCGTATTGATCGTATTCGTGAGCCTTTTTGCGATCTGGCTCATCTTCTATTTCATCCCGGTGGGACTGTGGTTCTCGGCATTGGTGTCGGGCGTAAGGATCAGCCTGCTGCAACTCATTCTGATGCGCTGGCGCAAGGTGCCGCCCTCGACGATCGTTTCGTCGATGATCGAGAGCACGAAGGCCGGGCTGGAACTCAACCCCAACGAACTCGAGGCGCATTACCTTGCGGGCGGCAACGTCACCAGCGTGGTGCATGCCCTGGTATCGGCACAGAAAGCCAATATCATGCTCGATTTCAAGATGGCTACGGCCATCGACCTGGCGGGCCGCGACGTGTTCGAGGCCGTGCAGATGTCGGTGAACCCCAAGGTCATCAACACGCCTCCCGTGGCTGCCGTGGCCAAGGACGGCATCCAGCTGATCGCCAAGGCGCGCGTCACGGTGCGTGCCAATATCAAGCAGCTGGTCGGCGGTGCCGGTGAGGAGACCGTGCTGGCGCGTGTCGGCGAAGGCATCGTCTCGTCGATCGGTTCGGCCGCATCGCACAAGATCGTGCTCGAGAATCCCGATTCCATTTCGCGCGTCGTGCTCGAAAAGGGCCTCGATGCCGGTACGGCGTTCGAAATCCTCTCGATCGACATCGCGGACATCGACGTGGGCAAGAATATCGGCGCCCAGTTGCAGATGGATCAGGCGCAGGCCGACAAGAATATCGCCCAGGCCAAGGCCGAGGAGCGCCGCGCCATGGCCGTCGCACTCGAGCAGGAGAACAAGGCCAAGGCACAGGACGCCCGCGCAAAGGTGATCCTGGCCGAAGCCGAGGTGCCGCTGGCTATGGCCGAAGCGTTCCGCAACGGCAACCTGGGGATCATGGACTACTATAAGATGAAGAACATCATGGCCGACACGTCGATGCGCGAGACGATCGCCCGGCCGGAGAAAAAATAA
- a CDS encoding M64 family metallopeptidase: MKRFFLLLFLGACPAVSAQVRFSDYFLEETMRFDYYHSGDSRSEEYFFDALKAEPYWAGSHVSLLDTTGYGNQFFRIVDRASEREIYSRGFCTLFNEWQSTAEADSVRRSYPESVVFPYPRRPCRIEIFGRNARGRFEKRFSQNIDPASCFVAQFSPRYEAFEVAYNGNPAHRVDIVLLPEGYGAGERAKFESACREFAREFFSYSPFREYASRFNIRAVWAPSADSGVTIPGERVWRNTACGASFYTFGSERYQMVDDFQRLRDIAAHVPYDYIYVLSNTQKYGGGGIFNFYGISAAHHPTRTGKIYVHEFGHLLLGLGDEYVGTTSYDDMYARDVEPWEANLTTLVGFKDKFWKAMVPAGTPVPTPDTPEYEGVVGVFEGGGYAAKGVYRPWRNCLMNNLHRTDEFCPVCTKAICDYIEFLCR; the protein is encoded by the coding sequence ATGAAGAGATTTTTCCTATTGCTGTTTCTCGGTGCGTGCCCGGCCGTGTCGGCGCAGGTGCGCTTCTCGGACTATTTCCTCGAAGAGACGATGCGCTTCGACTATTACCACAGCGGCGACAGCCGCTCGGAAGAGTATTTCTTCGACGCCCTGAAGGCCGAACCCTACTGGGCGGGCTCGCACGTGTCGCTCCTCGATACGACGGGCTACGGGAACCAGTTTTTCCGCATCGTCGACCGCGCTTCTGAACGGGAGATTTATTCGCGCGGCTTCTGTACGCTCTTCAACGAGTGGCAGAGCACGGCCGAGGCCGACAGCGTGCGCCGTTCCTATCCCGAATCGGTCGTATTCCCCTATCCCAGGCGCCCGTGCCGCATCGAGATCTTCGGCCGCAATGCCCGGGGGCGCTTCGAAAAGCGGTTCAGCCAGAATATCGACCCCGCATCCTGCTTCGTCGCGCAGTTCTCACCCCGCTACGAGGCTTTCGAGGTGGCATATAACGGCAACCCCGCACATCGTGTCGACATCGTGCTGCTGCCCGAGGGGTATGGCGCCGGGGAGCGGGCGAAATTCGAATCGGCCTGCCGTGAATTCGCACGCGAATTTTTCAGCTATTCGCCTTTCAGGGAGTACGCTTCGCGGTTCAATATCCGCGCCGTGTGGGCGCCGTCCGCCGATTCGGGCGTGACGATTCCCGGCGAGCGCGTGTGGCGCAACACGGCCTGCGGGGCCTCTTTCTATACGTTCGGCTCGGAGCGTTACCAGATGGTCGACGACTTCCAGCGCCTGCGCGACATCGCGGCGCATGTCCCTTACGACTATATCTATGTGTTGTCCAACACCCAGAAATACGGGGGCGGCGGTATCTTCAACTTCTATGGCATCAGCGCCGCACACCACCCTACGCGCACCGGGAAGATTTACGTCCACGAATTCGGGCACCTGCTGCTGGGGCTGGGCGACGAGTATGTCGGCACGACCTCCTACGACGACATGTATGCCCGGGATGTCGAGCCGTGGGAGGCGAACCTGACGACGCTCGTCGGCTTCAAGGACAAGTTCTGGAAAGCGATGGTGCCGGCCGGGACGCCCGTTCCGACGCCCGACACCCCCGAGTACGAGGGGGTCGTAGGGGTTTTCGAGGGCGGCGGCTATGCTGCGAAGGGGGTCTACCGCCCGTGGCGGAACTGCCTGATGAACAACCTGCACCGGACGGACGAATTTTGTCCCGTATGTACGAAAGCCATCTGCGATTACATCGAGTTTTTGTGTAGGTGA
- a CDS encoding NPCBM/NEW2 domain-containing protein: MGYLRFFALLAVVGMACDSRAQGMKEVWLDELDLSFCIQDWGLPQADRSVLDTPLTVGGVVYGRGVGTHSISRMLFGLGGDAVSMTGAVGADDKNLFAGKHRFKILGDRKVLWDSGVMRKGDAARAFDVDLSGLDKVLLLVEEAGDGIMYDHADWLEVKITTRGEVEPLPVWARPISKGKYILTPASPETPQINNPLVYGARPGNPFLMPVMVSGKRPMAYGAQGLPEGLELDPRTGLITGRVPAEGDFRVLLTAENALGKAEREVLLKIGPQIALTPPMGWNSWNCWGFSVDDAKVRDAARAMHEKLLAYGWTYVNIDDGWPADTRSADGRLLPNEKFPDFKGLSDYVHSLGLKFGIYSSPGPTTCGNYPGSYRHELTDARTWAEWGVDYLKHDYCGYLQIERDSEEKTIQEPYVVMRKALDQVDRDIVYCVGYGAPNVWNWGAEAGGNLWRTTRDITDEWNVVTAIGCFQDVCAQATAPGRYNDPDMLVVGRLGHGWGADAHESELTPDEQYAHISLWAILSAPLLIGCDMRAIDDFTLGLLTNSEVIAVNQDPLVAPAVKRVVPNGQVWYKKLCDGSYALGFFQLDPYFVLWDQDEAEAIQEQNYEFEFDLRELGIGGKAEVRDLWRQRDLGTCTGTLRALVPYHGVSLVRITPVE, encoded by the coding sequence ATGGGATATCTCAGATTCTTTGCATTGCTGGCCGTCGTGGGGATGGCTTGCGATTCCCGGGCACAGGGAATGAAGGAGGTCTGGCTGGACGAGCTGGATCTCTCGTTCTGCATTCAGGACTGGGGCTTGCCGCAGGCCGACCGCTCGGTGCTGGATACTCCCCTCACGGTGGGCGGCGTCGTTTACGGCCGCGGCGTGGGAACCCATTCGATCAGCCGTATGCTGTTCGGGCTCGGCGGCGATGCCGTCTCCATGACCGGGGCGGTGGGCGCGGACGATAAAAACCTGTTCGCCGGGAAACACCGGTTCAAAATCCTCGGTGACCGGAAGGTGCTGTGGGACAGCGGCGTGATGCGCAAGGGCGATGCTGCCCGTGCGTTCGACGTCGACCTGTCCGGCCTGGACAAAGTCCTGCTGCTGGTCGAGGAGGCCGGCGACGGGATCATGTACGACCATGCCGACTGGCTGGAGGTGAAGATCACCACGCGCGGGGAGGTGGAGCCCCTGCCCGTCTGGGCCAGGCCGATCTCCAAGGGTAAATATATCCTGACCCCCGCGAGCCCCGAAACGCCGCAGATCAACAATCCGCTCGTATACGGCGCCCGCCCGGGCAATCCCTTCCTGATGCCTGTCATGGTCAGCGGCAAACGCCCGATGGCGTACGGGGCGCAGGGGCTTCCCGAAGGGCTGGAGCTCGATCCCCGTACGGGCCTGATAACGGGCCGTGTGCCCGCCGAAGGGGATTTCAGGGTGCTGCTGACAGCGGAGAATGCCCTCGGGAAAGCCGAACGGGAGGTGTTGCTGAAAATAGGGCCGCAAATCGCCCTGACTCCGCCCATGGGCTGGAACAGCTGGAATTGCTGGGGGTTCTCGGTCGACGACGCGAAGGTGCGCGATGCCGCCCGCGCCATGCACGAAAAACTCCTGGCCTACGGATGGACGTATGTCAATATCGACGACGGATGGCCGGCGGATACGCGTTCGGCCGACGGCAGGCTCCTCCCGAACGAAAAATTCCCGGATTTCAAAGGCCTCAGCGACTACGTCCACTCCCTGGGACTCAAATTCGGCATCTACTCCTCGCCCGGGCCCACGACCTGCGGAAATTATCCGGGGAGCTACCGGCATGAACTCACCGACGCCCGGACTTGGGCCGAATGGGGCGTGGATTACCTCAAACACGACTATTGCGGCTACCTGCAAATCGAAAGGGACTCTGAGGAAAAGACGATCCAGGAACCCTACGTGGTCATGCGCAAGGCGCTGGATCAGGTCGACCGGGATATCGTCTACTGCGTGGGCTACGGGGCTCCCAACGTGTGGAACTGGGGCGCCGAAGCCGGCGGCAACCTGTGGCGTACGACCCGCGACATCACCGATGAATGGAACGTGGTGACGGCGATCGGCTGTTTCCAGGACGTTTGTGCGCAGGCCACGGCCCCGGGCAGGTACAACGACCCCGATATGCTGGTGGTCGGCCGGCTGGGACACGGCTGGGGTGCCGATGCCCACGAATCCGAGCTGACCCCCGACGAACAATATGCCCATATTTCGCTGTGGGCCATCCTCTCCGCCCCGCTGCTGATCGGTTGCGACATGCGGGCGATAGACGACTTCACGCTCGGGCTGCTGACCAATTCCGAAGTGATTGCCGTGAACCAGGATCCGCTGGTCGCCCCCGCCGTCAAACGGGTCGTCCCCAACGGGCAGGTGTGGTACAAAAAACTCTGCGACGGTTCGTATGCGCTGGGATTTTTCCAGTTGGATCCCTATTTCGTGCTGTGGGATCAGGACGAGGCGGAAGCCATCCAGGAGCAGAACTACGAATTCGAATTCGACCTGCGGGAACTCGGGATCGGCGGAAAAGCCGAAGTCCGGGACTTGTGGCGGCAACGGGACTTGGGTACATGCACGGGCACGCTCCGGGCGCTGGTACCCTACCACGGGGTTTCGCTGGTCAGGATAACGCCCGTGGAATGA